TCCACTTCGGCCAGTTTCTCTTCGGCTTGACGGCGGGCCTCGGCGGCTTCCTCGATCTCGTTCCGGATGGCCTGGCGCCGTCCGGCGAAATACTGTCCCAGCGGCTTGCGCAGCCAGATGACCAGGGGGACGACGACCAGCAGCAGGTTGACCCAGCGTCCGGCCGTCGCCCACCAGCCCCAGCCTTCGCCGCCGGCAGCCAGGGCGGGGGCGGGAAGGGCCAGCAGGACGAGCACCAGGAGGCCTGTAAAGGCGGAGATTCGGTGTTTCTTCATGACGGTCTTGTCTCGTGCGATTGGCGGAAAGGTGGCGGGGCGTGCCCGCAGTTTCCGGGCGGAAGCAACCTGTCCTTCAGGCGCTCTTCTTGAGCACCCGCGAGGCAATCATCCGGGAAAGTTCCTCCACCTCGCCTTTGAGGTTTTCCTTGGAGGCCGAAACCTCCTCCTGAATCTCCCTGCGGGCCTCCTCGCGCATTTCCTCGGCCTTGGAGCGGGCCTCGGAAACCTGCGCCTGACGCTCCTTGAGGGCCTCCTGACGGGCTTCTTCCGCTTTCTTGTATCCCCGCTGACGCTCTTCCCTCATGCGGCCTTCGTACTCTTCATAGGACTCCTGGTAGCGCTGCAAAATCTCCTGCGCGCTCTGTTTGAGTCCGGAAGTTTTGGCTTGCCGTTCTTCCATGACCTGGAAGAGCGGCTTAAAGAGCAAGGCGTTGAGCGTGAGAACGGTCAGCAGAAAAACCCCCACCGCCGGGATGAGAGTCCAATCTATGTCTAACATCTGCTGCTACTCCAGCGTCTCAAATAAAGGGTAACTTCTAGCACGAAGGGCGACGGCAGGTCAAGGCGGCGGCAGCCCCAAACAAGCCTGCTCCGCCGGGCCCGCAGGCCCCTTGCCGGAAACCCGTATCCGGGTAAGTGAAATGTCCCGGGCGGGCCTTTTTTGCCAATGGTGCCGAGTGATTGCTAAAATAAGCCGCTTATGCACCGGCCTCGGCCAGGAGACAGAAGCCCGCCACAGGCGTCCCGGCCGCGGCAACGCGAGGAGACAGCAAGCCAATGTTTTCGAAGAAGAAGAAGAAAGAAGACACCAGCCCCAAAGTGACCGAAACCTTTCCGGCGGTTCCCAACAGGGTTCTGCACGTCGGATTGACCCTCTATAAAGATGAAGCCTGCCGCCAGCCCTACGAGAGGGGCACGGGAATCATCATCGAACCGTTGGATCCTGAAGACCAGTTGTTCGAACTCGATGTCATGCCCACCACGCTCGACTACCAGCCAGGGCAGTACGTTCAGTTTCAGACCAACCACCACAAGATGTGGAATGCCGCCTGGTTCCATAACCCCATCACCGATAGAGTGGAGCAGGCCTGGAAGGTGGCTGCCGCCGAGTTCGTGGGTCCTCTCATCAAGCCGGAGACCCTGCAATCGCACAAAGACGAACTGGGTGAACTGGAACGCCGAATGGATGAGCGGTTCAAGGACCAACGTCCCTCGCTGGGACGCCAGGCGGCAAGAGTCAACTGAGCCGTTGAGGCAGGAAAACGACGCCGGGAGGCGACCGTGGCCATCAGCCTATTCGATCTCTTCACCATTGGCATCGGCCCCTCCAGTTCTCATACCGTCGGCCCCATGCGGGCCGCTAAACGCTTTCTGGAGCGGCTCGAGTCGGAAGGCCTGATGGAAAAAACCCGTCGGGTCAAGGCCGATCTCTATGGTTCGCTGGCCTTTACGGGTAAAGGACACGGCACGGACAAGGCCGTCATCATGGGTCTGGAAGGCGAGACTCCGGAAGGCGTCGACCCCTACGCCATGCCGGCGCGCCTGGAGGAAATCGAGTCCCGGCGGCGCATCCGCCTGCTGGGACGCCACCAGATTCCCTTCAGGCAAGAGACCGACATCGTCTTCAACCGCCGCCAGAAGCTGCCGCTGCATTCCAACGGCATGCGCTTCGCGGCTTGGGATGCCGACGAAAACAAGATCTACGAACGCATTTACTACTCTATCGGCGGCGGATTCGTGGTCAATCAGGACGAGGCCGGACGCGACGAACTGGTGCCCGACCACACCGAACAGCCCTTCCCATTCACCAGCGGAGAGGACTTGCTGCGGCTGTGCCGGGACAATGGCATGGACGTCCACCAGATCATGCTGGAAAACGAGAAGGTGTGGCGCAGCCAGGAGGAAGTGGAGGCGGGCATTCAGAGGATCTGGAAGGCCATGCTCGACTGCATCGAGCACGGCTGCAAGACGGAGGGCGTGCTTCCCGGCGGACTCAAGGTGGTGCGGCGAGCTCCCGAGTTCTACCGCAAGCTGAAGAAAGCCGAGGACGAAAGCGGTCCCGATCCCCTGGCCGTCATGGACTGGGTCAACCTGTTCGCCTTGGCCGTCAACGAAGAGAACGCCGCCGGGGGCCGGGTGGTCACGGCGCCCACCAACGGAGCGGCCGGCATCATCCCCGCCGTGGCTTCCTATTACATGTGTCTGCGGGGGAGCGGAGGCAACGACGAGGGACTGATGCGCTTCTTTCTCACCGCCGGGGCCATCGGCATTCTCTACAAGGAAAACGCCTCCATCTCGGGAGCCGAGGTGGGCTGTCAGGGCGAGGTGGGGACTGCCTGCTCGATGGCGGCTGGAGGACTGGCCGCGGCACTGGGAGGCACTCCGCGCCAGGTGGAAAACGCCGCCGAAATCGCCATGGAGCACAACCTGGGCTTGACCTGCGACCCGGTGGGAGGACTGGTGCAGATCCCCTGCATCGAACGCAATGCCATCGGCTCGGTCAAGGCCATCAACGCGGCCCGAATGGCCATGCTGGGGGACGGCAACAACAAAGTCTCCCTCGACAAGGTCATCAAAACCATGCGCCAGACCGGTGCCGACATGAAAACCAAGTACAAGGAAACCTCGCGCGGCGGACTGGCCATCAACGTTATCGAATGCTGAGTTGAAGTGGGCAACCTAACGGCGCAAATCCGACGAGAAGCGGCCCAGCTCGGTTTCGACGCTGTCGGCTGCGCCCCCGTCCATCAGGTGCCTCAAGAACGCCTGAGAGAATGGTTGCGGCGCGGCTATCAGGGCCAGATGGGCTACATGCAGCGCAACACCGAAAAACGCCTCGACCCTTCGCTCATCCTTCCGGGAGCCCGTTCGGTGCTCTCCTTGGGACTCAACTATCGGCACGATTACCCTCTGCCCTACGATCAGCCGGGCCAAGCCGTCATCTCACGCTATGCCTCGGGGGACGACTATCATGAGGTGCTTTGGGACCTGCTGCCACGCCTGCTGGAGGCCATCCAAAGACTCGAGCCGGCAGCCCGCGGACGCTACTATGTCGACACCGGACCCGTGATGGACAAGCACTGGGCCGTGCGGTCCGGCCTGGGCTGGCTGGGCAAGCACACCAACGTCCTCTCGCGCCAGGCCGGTTCCTGGTTCTTTCTGGGGGAGATCATCCTCAACCTCGAACTCGACTACGATCAGCCGCCCGTCGACCATTGCGGAAGCTGCCGGGCCTGCCTGGAGGCCTGTCCCACCGACGCCATCGTGGAAGAATACCTGGTGGACGCCCGCCGCTGCATCTCCTACCTGACCATCGAGCTGCGCGAGGACATTCCCCAAGAGCTGCGTCCGCGGATGGGCAACCTGGTCTTCGGATGCGACATCTGCCAGGACGTTTGTCCCTGGAACTCCAAGGCGCCCCTCTCCGGGGTGGAGGCTTTCGCGCCCCGTCCCGAGAACCGAGCGCCCGATCTCAAGCAGCTCTCCCGCCTCACTCCCGAGGAATTCTCCAGGCGCTTTCGCAGGAGTCCGGTCAAGCGGGCCAAGTGGAGAGGCTTCATG
This sequence is a window from Acidobacteriota bacterium. Protein-coding genes within it:
- a CDS encoding L-serine ammonia-lyase — its product is MAISLFDLFTIGIGPSSSHTVGPMRAAKRFLERLESEGLMEKTRRVKADLYGSLAFTGKGHGTDKAVIMGLEGETPEGVDPYAMPARLEEIESRRRIRLLGRHQIPFRQETDIVFNRRQKLPLHSNGMRFAAWDADENKIYERIYYSIGGGFVVNQDEAGRDELVPDHTEQPFPFTSGEDLLRLCRDNGMDVHQIMLENEKVWRSQEEVEAGIQRIWKAMLDCIEHGCKTEGVLPGGLKVVRRAPEFYRKLKKAEDESGPDPLAVMDWVNLFALAVNEENAAGGRVVTAPTNGAAGIIPAVASYYMCLRGSGGNDEGLMRFFLTAGAIGILYKENASISGAEVGCQGEVGTACSMAAGGLAAALGGTPRQVENAAEIAMEHNLGLTCDPVGGLVQIPCIERNAIGSVKAINAARMAMLGDGNNKVSLDKVIKTMRQTGADMKTKYKETSRGGLAINVIEC
- the queG gene encoding tRNA epoxyqueuosine(34) reductase QueG, which produces MGNLTAQIRREAAQLGFDAVGCAPVHQVPQERLREWLRRGYQGQMGYMQRNTEKRLDPSLILPGARSVLSLGLNYRHDYPLPYDQPGQAVISRYASGDDYHEVLWDLLPRLLEAIQRLEPAARGRYYVDTGPVMDKHWAVRSGLGWLGKHTNVLSRQAGSWFFLGEIILNLELDYDQPPVDHCGSCRACLEACPTDAIVEEYLVDARRCISYLTIELREDIPQELRPRMGNLVFGCDICQDVCPWNSKAPLSGVEAFAPRPENRAPDLKQLSRLTPEEFSRRFRRSPVKRAKWRGFMRNVAVAMGNSGDASMLEDLDRLACCGDPMVERHARWAIARLQGAGAD